A single window of Helicobacter jaachi DNA harbors:
- the coaE gene encoding dephospho-CoA kinase (Dephospho-CoA kinase (CoaE) performs the final step in coenzyme A biosynthesis.) has protein sequence MLKYAIALTGTIGSGKSTLVSLLSLYGYESICADSISHQMLEAHGNEVIESFGNEIVENGKISRKKLGKIVFANQPKREILQKILHPYIQKEILAQAQRLEQKRVWYFLDIPLFFEVGGKDVYPVARSLVVYTPAKKAIERIMKRDNLTEQEAKARLAIQLPIEQKCRLADDIIGNDGDLRALQQRVESYLRSLPTHAS, from the coding sequence ATGTTAAAGTATGCAATCGCACTCACAGGCACTATTGGCAGCGGGAAAAGCACGCTTGTAAGCCTTCTTTCGCTCTATGGTTATGAGAGCATTTGCGCAGATTCTATATCACACCAAATGCTAGAAGCCCACGGAAACGAAGTGATAGAATCTTTTGGCAATGAGATTGTTGAAAATGGCAAAATTAGTCGCAAAAAGCTTGGGAAAATCGTTTTTGCCAACCAACCCAAACGCGAAATACTCCAAAAAATCCTCCACCCCTATATCCAAAAAGAAATTCTTGCCCAAGCCCAGCGCCTTGAGCAAAAGCGCGTTTGGTATTTTCTAGATATTCCACTTTTTTTTGAAGTGGGTGGAAAAGATGTCTATCCTGTGGCGCGCTCTCTTGTGGTTTATACGCCTGCCAAAAAGGCTATTGAGCGCATTATGAAGCGCGATAATCTCACAGAGCAAGAGGCAAAGGCAAGATTAGCCATTCAGCTCCCCATTGAGCAAAAATGCCGCTTAGCTGATGATATTATCGGTAATGATGGCGATTTGCGCGCTTTGCAACAGCGCGTAGAATCTTACTTGCGCTCCCTCCCCACACACGCCAGCTAG
- the dapF gene encoding diaminopimelate epimerase → MRFVKYSSNGNDFLITTTHTLNDSSRAQLAQRVCERHNGIGADGMVVVIPTHNTPYSYQWDFYNADGSLAAMCGNASRSVGHYAYMEGIAPKQHSFLTQAGIIRIHIDEQRDTLVQSDLGAYKILEEHIIESNPYGVDSWALLDSGVPHLVGFVKDRKALTYKKDTLLAHLRQAYNANINLAFADTDKIFYMTYERGVEDITEACGTGAAAVFALALNNQLCQNPTTLIPPSNEPLTLAMSEHNHILLQGEVKRIALCEWL, encoded by the coding sequence ATGCGCTTTGTCAAATATAGCAGCAATGGCAATGACTTTCTCATCACCACCACTCACACGCTCAATGATAGCTCCCGCGCGCAGCTAGCCCAGCGCGTTTGCGAGCGGCACAATGGCATCGGCGCTGATGGTATGGTGGTGGTTATCCCCACACATAACACGCCCTATAGCTATCAATGGGATTTTTATAATGCCGATGGCTCGCTCGCAGCTATGTGTGGTAACGCAAGCCGTAGTGTGGGGCATTACGCCTATATGGAGGGTATTGCGCCAAAACAGCATAGTTTTCTTACGCAAGCGGGTATCATACGTATTCACATTGATGAGCAGCGCGATACTTTGGTGCAGAGCGATTTGGGCGCGTATAAAATACTTGAGGAGCATATTATAGAATCTAATCCTTATGGCGTGGATTCTTGGGCATTGCTTGATAGTGGAGTGCCGCATTTGGTAGGTTTTGTAAAGGATAGAAAGGCGCTAACTTACAAAAAAGATACACTCTTAGCGCATTTAAGGCAGGCATATAATGCTAATATCAATCTTGCCTTTGCAGATACGGATAAAATTTTTTATATGACTTATGAACGCGGTGTGGAGGATATTACAGAGGCTTGCGGGACAGGCGCGGCGGCTGTATTTGCCCTAGCATTAAATAATCAATTATGTCAAAATCCTACAACGCTTATCCCGCCAAGTAACGAGCCTCTAACGCTCGCTATGAGTGAGCATAATCATATTTTACTTCAAGGCGAAGTAAAGCGCATAGCCCTCTGCGAGTGGCTTTGA